One genomic region from Mauremys reevesii isolate NIE-2019 linkage group 7, ASM1616193v1, whole genome shotgun sequence encodes:
- the HMX2 gene encoding homeobox protein HMX2: protein MSNKEDPSKCCPAAAPISSFTIQSILGSGTSEGGREPSSKAAAAWPGRKRSLSVSSEEEEPEESWKHHGCFCPESQGPKETCHKHQPISFTCLSNPKGNGGAMTVNTDRTQFLSQSQQDLKEEKEKHFPPNSPSSGDRQRDGGDRQANSAKKKTRTVFSRSQVYQLESTFDMKRYLSSSERACLASSLQLTETQVKTWFQNRRNKWKRQLSAELEAANMAHASAQTLVGMPLVFRDNSLLRVPVPRSIAFPAPLYYPGSNLSALPLYNLYNKIDY from the exons ATGAGCAACAAAGAAGACCCGAGCAAGTGTTGCCCCGCAGCCGCTCCGATCTCCAGTTTTACCATCCAGTCCATCCTGGGCAGCGGTACCtcggaagggggcagggagcccagttCCAAGGCAGCGGCCGCCTGGCCGGGCAGGAAGCGAAGTCTGTCTGTGTCCTCAGAGGAAGAGGAGCCGGAGGAGAGCTGGAAACATCACGGCTGCTTCTGTCCTGAGTCGCAGGGCCCCAAAGAAACTTGCCACAAACACCAGCCCATCAGTTTCACGTGTCTCA GCAATCCAAAGGGGAATGGAGGCGCAATGACGGTAAATACAGACAGGACGCAGTTCCTCTCCCAATCCCAACAGGACTTgaaggaggaaaaagagaaacactTCCCTCCAAACTCCCCGTCTTCTGGGGACAGGCAAAGGGACGGAGGGGACAGACAGGCTAATTCAGCCAAAAAGAAGACCCGCACTGTTTTCTCCCGGAGCCAAGTGTACCAGTTGGAATCTACCTTTGACATGAAGCGATACCTGAGCAGCTCGGAGAGGGCCTGCTTGGCCTCCAGTTTGCAGCTGACGGAGACCCAGGTGAAAACCTGGTTCCAGAACCGCAGGAACAAATGGAAAAGGCAACTCTCGGCAGAACTGGAGGCGGCTAATATGGCTCATGCCTCAGCTCAGACACTAGTGGGGATGCCCCTGGTTTTCAGAGACAATTCCCTTCTGAGAGTGCCAGTGCCCAGGTCTATCGCCTTCCCAGCCCCTTTATACTACCCAGGCAGCAACTTGTCAGCCTTACCTCTCTATAATCTCTACAACAAGATCGACTACTGA